A region from the Mucilaginibacter sp. CSA2-8R genome encodes:
- a CDS encoding TonB-dependent receptor — translation MAKHIYLIVYLITCTIAAFAQQGTLRGQVIHDQQPVDFVSMILSGNKAGTHTGTNGQYTIQHIAPGIYTIGASAVGFQKQQKTITIKPGETLVVNFDLQKAESQLNDVIVTGVSRATEVRKNPVPVAVMSKKDMDRHVNNNIIDAIIKGVPGVSAVTTGPNVSKPFIRGLGYNRVLTLYDGIRQEGQQWGDEHGIEIDQYGITRAEVVKGPASLSYGSDALAGVINLIPYLPAIDNNALKGDYTADYHTNNQLIGNSLGLAYKRNDWRYTLRSSGKWAQNYSNSVDGRVYGTAYRELNLSAMARIDKKWGYTQLAATLFNNKQEIPDGSRDSLTRRFTRQVLDEGDDVKNRPIVPDKELSTYRLNPLYQHIQHYRLYSSSRFNVGDGNINVLLGGQQSIRREYNHPTKPQQAGLYVILNTLNYDVKYNLPAMAGIETSVGINGMYQTNRSKDATDFPIPDYNLFDVGTFLFAKKTFGPVDISGGIRYDNRHINWNNFFVADNPRNGFQRHVTGMDTVGTYLQFPAFSKNYTGISGSLGLTYNVSERLLLKANIARGYRAPNITEIGSNGLDPGAHIVYLGNRTFKPEFNIQQDIGIITYLKDADISAELFNNLIYNYIYQARLNDADGKPVVIVPGNNTYQYQQSEARLYGAEVTVNLHPEKLPWLCWNNSLAYVKGLNQNKALIAQEGDAAKYLPFIPPLHLRSELRINIQSSAKTILKPYFKLEADAYAAQNEFYALDNTETATPGYTLWNAGFGSGIRNKAGKTLLDIFVQADNILNKAYQSNLNRLKYFEYYQSSPNGRSGIYNIGRNISFKIIVPF, via the coding sequence ATGGCGAAACACATTTACCTGATTGTATATTTAATTACCTGCACCATTGCAGCTTTTGCGCAGCAAGGCACTTTGCGTGGGCAAGTGATACATGACCAACAACCCGTTGATTTTGTGTCAATGATACTATCAGGTAATAAAGCAGGGACACATACTGGCACTAATGGACAGTACACTATTCAGCATATAGCACCCGGAATTTACACGATAGGCGCGTCGGCAGTAGGTTTCCAAAAACAGCAAAAAACAATTACAATTAAGCCGGGCGAAACGTTGGTAGTTAATTTTGATCTCCAAAAAGCAGAATCGCAACTGAATGATGTGATAGTGACGGGTGTGAGCCGGGCTACCGAGGTACGCAAAAACCCGGTGCCGGTAGCCGTAATGAGTAAAAAGGATATGGACCGGCATGTGAATAACAATATTATAGATGCCATAATTAAAGGTGTGCCCGGCGTAAGCGCGGTAACCACCGGCCCCAATGTATCTAAACCGTTTATACGTGGTCTGGGCTACAACCGTGTGCTCACTTTGTACGATGGCATACGCCAGGAAGGCCAGCAGTGGGGTGATGAGCACGGTATTGAGATTGACCAGTACGGCATTACCCGCGCTGAGGTAGTTAAAGGCCCGGCCAGTTTATCGTACGGCTCGGATGCCCTGGCTGGTGTAATCAACCTGATACCCTACCTGCCGGCAATTGACAATAACGCTCTTAAAGGCGATTACACGGCCGATTACCATACTAACAACCAGCTGATCGGCAACTCCTTAGGCTTGGCTTACAAACGCAATGACTGGCGCTATACCCTACGCAGCAGCGGTAAATGGGCACAAAATTACAGCAACAGTGTTGATGGTAGGGTTTATGGTACAGCCTACCGCGAACTTAACCTATCAGCCATGGCAAGGATCGACAAAAAGTGGGGTTACACACAGCTGGCAGCTACGCTATTTAATAACAAGCAGGAAATACCCGATGGCAGCCGTGATTCGCTTACCCGGCGTTTTACCAGGCAGGTACTGGACGAGGGTGATGATGTTAAAAACCGCCCAATAGTGCCGGATAAAGAACTAAGCACTTACCGCCTCAACCCGCTTTACCAGCATATACAACATTACCGTTTGTACAGTAGCAGCCGTTTTAACGTTGGGGATGGCAATATTAATGTTTTGCTCGGGGGCCAGCAGAGCATCAGGCGTGAGTATAACCATCCAACCAAACCACAGCAGGCCGGCTTGTACGTAATTTTAAACACCTTGAATTACGACGTTAAATATAATCTGCCGGCCATGGCCGGTATAGAAACCTCGGTAGGTATAAACGGCATGTACCAAACCAACCGAAGCAAAGATGCCACTGACTTTCCGATTCCGGATTATAACCTGTTTGATGTAGGCACCTTTTTATTCGCCAAAAAAACTTTCGGCCCGGTAGATATTTCGGGAGGGATACGTTATGATAACCGGCATATCAACTGGAATAACTTTTTTGTGGCTGATAACCCACGAAATGGATTTCAGCGCCATGTGACCGGGATGGATACCGTAGGTACTTATTTACAGTTTCCGGCTTTTAGTAAAAATTACACCGGCATTTCGGGCAGTTTGGGTTTAACTTACAATGTTAGCGAACGGTTGCTGCTTAAAGCCAACATTGCCCGTGGATACCGGGCACCTAACATTACCGAGATAGGCTCAAACGGCCTGGACCCGGGCGCACACATTGTTTATTTGGGTAATCGCACCTTTAAACCTGAGTTTAATATACAGCAGGATATTGGCATCATTACATATTTAAAAGACGCCGACATCAGTGCCGAGCTTTTTAACAATTTAATCTACAATTACATTTACCAGGCCCGGCTGAATGATGCCGACGGGAAGCCGGTGGTTATTGTGCCTGGCAATAACACTTACCAGTATCAACAATCAGAAGCCCGGCTGTATGGTGCGGAGGTAACCGTAAATCTGCACCCCGAAAAACTGCCGTGGCTTTGCTGGAATAACAGCTTAGCCTACGTTAAAGGATTAAACCAGAATAAGGCATTAATTGCGCAGGAGGGTGACGCGGCTAAGTATCTGCCATTTATCCCACCATTGCATTTACGCTCGGAGTTGCGTATCAATATTCAAAGTAGTGCAAAAACTATACTAAAGCCCTACTTTAAACTTGAGGCTGATGCCTATGCTGCCCAAAACGAATTTTATGCACTGGATAATACAGAGACAGCTACTCCCGGCTACACTTTATGGAACGCAGGCTTTGGTTCGGGCATCAGGAATAAAGCAGGAAAAACGCTACTTGATATTTTTGTACAGGCAGATAATATCCTGAACAAAGCTTATCAATCTAACCTTAACCGTTTAAAATATTTTGAGTATTACCAGTCGTCGCCCAACGGGCGTAGTGGCATTTATAATATTGGACGTAATATCAGTTTTAAAATTATTGTTCCGTTTTAA
- a CDS encoding aldo/keto reductase: protein MKYKLLGRSGLKVSELCLGTMGFGTEGGWGADRATSFDILDAYADAGGNFLDTANVYKLGTSEKIIGDYLAMHDRDYFAVATKYTLKDNTTNPNASGNNRKNMMRSVEESLKRLKTDFIDVLYLHIWDDITPIDEVLRGLDDLVRQGKINYAAISDTPAWMVAKGNTLAELMGWSQFIALQVEYSLIQRTPERELIPMARHYGMTVTPWAPLAGGALTGKYLRGENGRVKPESNRRDANAERITREVMTIAEELQADPSHVALAWMMQQNFSCIPIVGATKVDQLKQNLKTIDVTLNEEQKKRLDEISRIPLGFPGDFFKEDAVKNNSFGGFYDKVEKRY from the coding sequence ATGAAATACAAATTATTGGGTCGTTCGGGCCTTAAGGTTTCAGAGTTATGTTTGGGCACCATGGGTTTTGGCACTGAGGGGGGATGGGGAGCCGACCGCGCTACCAGCTTTGATATTTTAGATGCCTATGCCGATGCCGGCGGAAATTTTTTGGACACGGCTAATGTTTACAAGTTAGGCACCAGCGAAAAAATAATAGGCGATTACCTGGCCATGCACGACCGTGATTACTTTGCAGTAGCTACCAAATATACCCTTAAGGATAATACCACTAACCCCAACGCATCGGGCAATAATCGCAAGAATATGATGCGCAGCGTAGAGGAAAGCCTGAAGCGTTTAAAAACTGATTTCATAGATGTGTTATACCTGCACATATGGGACGATATAACGCCCATTGACGAAGTTTTACGCGGCCTGGATGATTTGGTACGTCAGGGCAAGATTAACTACGCTGCCATCAGCGATACGCCCGCCTGGATGGTGGCCAAAGGTAACACCCTGGCCGAGCTGATGGGCTGGAGCCAGTTTATTGCCTTACAGGTAGAGTATAGCCTGATACAGCGCACGCCAGAGCGCGAACTTATACCAATGGCCCGGCATTACGGGATGACGGTTACTCCATGGGCGCCATTGGCCGGAGGTGCCCTGACCGGTAAATATTTGCGTGGCGAAAACGGACGCGTAAAGCCGGAAAGTAACCGCAGGGATGCCAATGCAGAGCGCATTACCCGTGAGGTAATGACGATAGCTGAAGAACTGCAAGCCGACCCGTCTCATGTGGCTTTAGCCTGGATGATGCAGCAAAATTTTTCGTGCATCCCCATTGTTGGCGCTACCAAGGTTGACCAGTTAAAGCAAAACCTAAAGACCATAGATGTAACGCTGAATGAAGAGCAGAAAAAACGCTTGGACGAGATCAGCAGGATACCATTAGGGTTTCCGGGTGATTTCTTTAAAGAAGATGCCGTTAAAAATAACTCGTTCGGTGGGTTTTATGATAAAGTAGAAAAGCGCTATTAG
- a CDS encoding ribonuclease H-like YkuK family protein, which translates to MTWRKFSGEVLQTPILNEVENTIERETSLGNKLKVCIGTDSQVKGAITDFATVIVFLREQRGGFMYIHQERTSKKMSIKERMLNEVQKSIDIAYELCDLLDLYDVDLEVHADINTNPMFKSNQALHEAMGYILSMGFVFKAKPEAFASSYCANKMVQ; encoded by the coding sequence ATGACCTGGAGAAAATTTAGCGGCGAAGTGCTGCAGACCCCCATTTTAAACGAAGTTGAAAATACCATTGAGCGCGAAACCAGTTTGGGCAACAAACTGAAAGTTTGCATTGGTACCGACTCGCAGGTAAAAGGTGCGATAACCGATTTTGCCACGGTAATTGTTTTTTTGCGCGAACAACGCGGCGGCTTTATGTACATACATCAGGAGCGCACCAGCAAAAAGATGAGCATTAAAGAGCGGATGCTGAATGAAGTACAAAAATCAATTGATATTGCTTACGAGCTCTGCGACCTGCTGGATTTGTATGATGTAGACCTTGAAGTACATGCCGATATTAACACGAACCCCATGTTTAAATCGAACCAGGCCCTGCACGAGGCTATGGGCTATATTTTAAGTATGGGCTTTGTATTTAAGGCTAAGCCCGAAGCTTTTGCCAGTTCTTATTGCGCCAATAAAATGGTACAATAA
- a CDS encoding NADP-dependent phosphogluconate dehydrogenase has product MDSKIYGVIGLGKMGANLALQAAEKGYTIIGYDKHLPTDIEQENLVLSHNLQSLVDQLPMPRRIFIYIPAGPAIDGVIESLVPLLSPEDIIIDGGNSYWGDSIRRAEKLAEQNLYFIDCGTSGGISGARNGACFMVGGDAKAVGQIEGLLKDISVPNGYSHTGGPGSGHFVKLVHNGIEFGMLQAIGEGMALLDHYREKLDISDILHTWNHGSVIRSWLIELMKQLYDEKQGFNVPSYVEDTGEVNWLVSDAMQMEVSIPVIAQSVMQLIASRDSKQVSPKSIAMMRNGFGGHPFGTDAVIEHERHFGRVGGYPPDNTK; this is encoded by the coding sequence ATGGACAGCAAAATATACGGCGTTATTGGTTTAGGTAAAATGGGAGCCAATCTGGCTTTACAAGCAGCTGAAAAAGGCTACACCATTATTGGATACGATAAGCACCTACCCACAGATATTGAACAGGAAAATTTAGTGCTATCGCATAATTTGCAAAGTTTGGTAGATCAGCTACCCATGCCGCGCCGCATCTTTATCTATATCCCAGCCGGGCCAGCCATTGATGGGGTAATTGAGAGCTTAGTGCCATTGCTATCGCCTGAAGATATTATCATTGATGGTGGCAACTCTTATTGGGGCGACTCTATCCGCAGAGCAGAAAAACTGGCCGAGCAAAATTTATATTTTATTGACTGCGGTACCAGTGGCGGCATCAGCGGTGCCCGCAATGGGGCTTGCTTTATGGTTGGGGGCGACGCCAAGGCCGTAGGGCAGATAGAAGGTTTACTCAAAGATATCTCAGTACCTAATGGTTATTCGCACACTGGTGGACCAGGCTCGGGGCATTTTGTAAAACTGGTGCACAACGGTATTGAGTTTGGCATGCTGCAGGCCATAGGCGAGGGTATGGCCCTGCTCGACCACTATCGCGAAAAGCTGGATATTAGCGATATTTTACACACCTGGAATCATGGTTCAGTGATACGTTCGTGGCTCATTGAGTTAATGAAACAGTTATATGATGAAAAGCAGGGCTTCAATGTACCGTCGTATGTGGAGGATACCGGCGAGGTAAACTGGCTGGTGAGTGATGCTATGCAGATGGAGGTATCCATTCCGGTAATTGCCCAATCGGTCATGCAGTTAATTGCTTCAAGAGATAGCAAACAAGTATCACCCAAGTCTATTGCCATGATGCGGAATGGTTTTGGCGGCCACCCCTTTGGTACAGATGCGGTAATCGAACACGAGCGGCACTTTGGGCGGGTAGGCGGCTATCCTCCGGACAATACCAAATAG
- a CDS encoding SMR family transporter produces the protein MKYVYLLIAILSEVAATTALKASDQFSRLWPSVVVILGYASAFYFMSMTLKSIPVGVTYAIWSGVGIILISITGYFFYQQKLDTPAIIGMGFIIAGVLIINLFSKTAGA, from the coding sequence ATGAAGTACGTCTACCTGCTTATTGCTATCCTGTCCGAAGTGGCCGCAACTACTGCATTAAAAGCGTCCGACCAGTTTTCCCGGCTTTGGCCATCGGTAGTTGTAATATTGGGCTACGCGTCGGCATTTTATTTTATGAGCATGACGTTAAAGAGCATTCCCGTAGGTGTTACTTATGCCATTTGGTCGGGCGTTGGCATCATTCTCATTTCAATAACCGGTTATTTCTTTTATCAGCAAAAGCTGGACACACCGGCCATCATTGGTATGGGGTTTATTATTGCGGGTGTTTTAATTATCAATCTGTTTTCTAAAACAGCCGGTGCCTGA
- a CDS encoding metal-dependent transcriptional regulator: protein MNTFSEENYLKAIFRLSQMPSVSKISTSAIAEALGNNPASVVDMIRKLTDKQLIEYDKKKGVKLTAQGQKDAIQIIRKHRLWEVFLLEKLEYRWDEIHDIAEELEHIRQIDLADRLDKFLGFPEYDPHGDPIPKANGKMAKSFSASLADGKTGSTYRVAAVRDTSSAFLQYLHKLKISIGTQIRLIEQIAFDQSLIISIDNGEPTTVSSKFVENILIS from the coding sequence ATGAACACTTTTTCGGAAGAGAATTATTTGAAGGCTATATTCAGGTTATCGCAAATGCCCTCGGTAAGTAAAATATCAACCAGTGCCATTGCCGAAGCTTTGGGTAATAACCCGGCATCGGTAGTTGACATGATTCGTAAGCTTACCGATAAGCAGCTGATTGAATATGATAAAAAGAAAGGTGTAAAGCTCACTGCACAAGGGCAAAAAGACGCTATTCAAATTATCAGGAAACACCGCTTATGGGAAGTATTTTTGCTGGAAAAGCTGGAGTACCGCTGGGACGAGATACACGACATTGCCGAAGAGCTGGAACACATTAGACAAATTGATTTGGCCGACCGCTTGGACAAGTTTTTAGGTTTCCCGGAGTATGACCCGCATGGCGACCCTATCCCTAAAGCTAACGGCAAAATGGCAAAATCTTTTTCGGCTTCGCTGGCTGATGGTAAAACGGGCAGTACTTACCGGGTAGCTGCTGTACGCGATACCAGCAGTGCATTTTTACAGTATCTGCACAAACTCAAAATCAGTATCGGTACTCAAATCAGGCTCATCGAGCAAATTGCTTTCGACCAGTCATTAATCATCAGTATTGATAATGGTGAGCCTACCACGGTATCGTCAAAATTTGTAGAGAATATCCTGATCAGTTAA
- a CDS encoding M28 family peptidase, with protein MMKIRLTLLLCFTANLLFAQDSVFARRMVDTLTSRYFWGRGYTNDGMSKAARFITGQFKSFGLQPMAGNNYVQAFNFPVNTFPGKMQVSINGKTLMPGRDFIVGPESRGVKAAGNLVQQDSVTYVNAESRIIVVVKDKLTWSVAQEAADYTLIQVDKKALNQPPASISLDIENKLNPDFKTGNICAWVKGTAKSDSVIVITGHYDHLGGMGRDTYFPGANDNASGMAMVLSLAKYYAAHPQPYTVAFICFAGEEAGILGSKYFTEHPLIPLSSIKLLINMDIMGTGNEGITVVNATVYPKYFDLLKKVNAQGNYLVKINPRGKAANSDHYWFTEKGVPAIFMYTMGGIKAYHDVFDISKTLPLTEFNDLFKLLVQFNAELQKN; from the coding sequence ATGATGAAAATCAGGCTTACCTTATTGCTTTGTTTTACAGCGAACCTGTTGTTTGCACAAGATTCTGTTTTTGCCCGCCGTATGGTGGATACCTTAACCTCCCGGTATTTTTGGGGCAGGGGCTATACTAACGACGGCATGAGTAAAGCCGCCCGTTTTATTACCGGGCAGTTTAAAAGCTTTGGTTTACAACCTATGGCCGGTAATAATTATGTTCAGGCGTTTAATTTTCCGGTTAATACTTTTCCGGGCAAAATGCAGGTAAGCATCAACGGTAAAACACTCATGCCTGGGCGTGATTTTATTGTAGGGCCTGAAAGCCGGGGAGTAAAAGCTGCGGGCAACCTTGTACAGCAAGATAGCGTTACTTATGTAAATGCCGAAAGCCGGATTATCGTAGTCGTAAAAGATAAACTAACCTGGTCGGTAGCGCAGGAGGCGGCCGATTATACCCTGATACAGGTTGACAAGAAAGCCTTAAACCAGCCACCTGCCAGCATCAGTCTGGATATTGAAAATAAACTCAACCCTGATTTTAAAACCGGTAATATTTGTGCCTGGGTCAAAGGCACGGCTAAGTCTGATTCGGTGATTGTAATTACCGGGCACTATGACCATTTGGGCGGCATGGGCAGAGATACTTATTTTCCGGGCGCTAATGACAATGCCAGCGGTATGGCCATGGTGCTGAGCCTGGCTAAATATTATGCGGCTCATCCGCAACCATACACGGTTGCCTTCATTTGTTTTGCCGGTGAGGAGGCGGGTATATTAGGCTCAAAATATTTTACCGAGCATCCGCTTATCCCGCTAAGTAGTATCAAACTCTTAATTAATATGGACATTATGGGAACCGGTAATGAAGGCATTACCGTGGTTAATGCTACCGTATATCCTAAATACTTTGATTTACTTAAAAAAGTAAACGCTCAAGGGAATTACCTGGTTAAAATTAATCCGAGGGGTAAGGCAGCTAACAGTGATCATTACTGGTTTACCGAAAAAGGAGTACCTGCTATTTTTATGTACACCATGGGCGGCATCAAAGCCTATCATGATGTATTCGACATCAGCAAAACCTTACCGCTAACCGAATTTAACGATTTGTTTAAACTACTGGTTCAATTTAATGCAGAACTGCAAAAAAACTGA
- a CDS encoding acyl-ACP desaturase — translation MRFFEEKRREVMKHIEVYMLEKMNDFLKPIDQIWQPSDLLPDSTRDTFFSEIRDLQESAKGLSYDLMAVLIGDTITEEALPTYESWLSMVDGVDKEQHSGWMTWTRHWTAEENRHGDLLNKYLYLSGRVNMRAMEVSTQYLIADGFDIGTGTDPYRNFIYTSFQEMATNVSHRRVASLAKKDGDTLLSKMCGVIASDEARHAKAYKHFIGKIFEVDANECMIAFEDMMRKKIVMPAHFLREVGLKIGQTFGHFTDAAQRLEVYTAVDYVDILKTLIEEWQIEGLSDLNEAGEKARDYVVGLPNRLMRIAERMKNPMLEYKFSWIHG, via the coding sequence ATGAGATTTTTTGAAGAGAAGCGCCGGGAGGTTATGAAGCATATTGAAGTTTATATGCTTGAGAAGATGAATGACTTCCTTAAACCCATAGATCAGATCTGGCAACCATCAGATTTGCTCCCCGATTCTACGCGTGACACTTTTTTTTCAGAAATACGTGATCTTCAGGAAAGCGCCAAGGGTTTATCTTATGATTTAATGGCGGTTTTGATAGGTGATACAATTACCGAAGAGGCGTTGCCAACTTATGAATCATGGTTAAGCATGGTTGACGGTGTTGATAAGGAACAGCATAGTGGTTGGATGACCTGGACGCGTCATTGGACGGCTGAAGAGAACAGACACGGCGATTTGTTAAACAAATATTTGTACTTGTCTGGAAGGGTAAATATGCGTGCTATGGAGGTTTCTACCCAATACTTAATTGCTGATGGATTTGACATCGGTACAGGCACTGATCCTTACCGCAACTTTATTTATACTTCTTTCCAGGAAATGGCAACTAATGTGTCGCACAGACGTGTTGCGTCTCTTGCTAAAAAAGATGGTGACACATTGTTATCCAAAATGTGTGGTGTGATAGCTTCTGACGAAGCTCGCCACGCTAAAGCTTATAAACATTTTATTGGAAAGATTTTTGAGGTTGATGCTAATGAGTGCATGATCGCTTTTGAAGATATGATGCGCAAAAAGATTGTGATGCCTGCTCATTTTTTAAGAGAAGTTGGCTTAAAAATTGGTCAAACATTTGGTCACTTTACAGACGCTGCACAACGTTTAGAAGTTTACACTGCAGTTGATTATGTAGATATTTTGAAAACCCTGATAGAAGAATGGCAGATTGAAGGATTATCTGATTTAAATGAAGCTGGTGAAAAAGCCCGCGACTATGTTGTTGGTTTGCCCAATCGTTTAATGCGTATTGCAGAAAGAATGAAGAATCCGATGTTAGAATATAAATTCAGCTGGATTCACGGATAA
- a CDS encoding sulfurtransferase → MLPIIEASELKSLNKDSYILIDARGFGNSRERYEQGHLQGALYIDLDELAAHPENPAFGGRHPLPSLQYFTALLGRLGITSQSHVIVYDDKGAANPAARFWWMLKAIGHQKVQVLNGGLQAAVKAGLTVTTDVPSTPEPATYQAAHDFTGMAVLEEVSKAVQSPDNIVIDVREAPRYLGRTEPLDLVAGHIPGAINVPYISNMNAENQYLPAEELKANYKKVLNGKQPEQVIVHCGSGVTACHTLLALEQAGLPGAKLYVGSWSEWSRRDLPVGTEEV, encoded by the coding sequence ATGCTACCAATAATAGAAGCTTCCGAACTTAAATCATTAAATAAAGATAGTTACATCTTAATAGATGCCCGCGGATTTGGCAATAGCCGCGAGCGCTACGAACAGGGGCATCTGCAAGGCGCATTGTATATTGACTTAGACGAACTGGCGGCTCATCCCGAAAATCCGGCTTTTGGCGGACGCCATCCTTTGCCATCGCTTCAGTATTTTACAGCGTTGCTCGGCCGTTTAGGTATTACGTCGCAAAGCCATGTGATTGTTTATGATGATAAAGGTGCGGCCAACCCTGCTGCCCGTTTTTGGTGGATGCTGAAAGCCATTGGTCATCAAAAAGTGCAAGTATTAAACGGCGGACTGCAAGCGGCTGTTAAAGCTGGTTTAACAGTTACTACGGATGTTCCTTCAACGCCCGAACCTGCAACATACCAGGCTGCACATGATTTTACCGGCATGGCAGTTTTAGAAGAGGTATCTAAAGCGGTACAAAGCCCAGATAATATAGTTATTGACGTACGCGAAGCACCCCGCTATTTAGGCCGCACAGAGCCGCTTGATCTGGTTGCAGGGCATATTCCAGGCGCTATCAATGTGCCATACATCTCTAACATGAATGCGGAAAACCAATATTTACCAGCCGAAGAGTTAAAAGCAAACTACAAAAAAGTGCTTAACGGCAAGCAGCCTGAGCAGGTTATTGTACATTGTGGTTCGGGAGTAACGGCCTGCCATACCTTACTTGCGCTTGAACAGGCAGGGTTACCGGGCGCTAAGCTTTACGTAGGATCATGGAGCGAATGGTCGCGCAGGGATTTACCTGTTGGTACCGAAGAGGTATAA
- a CDS encoding TIGR01212 family radical SAM protein (This family includes YhcC from E. coli K-12, an uncharacterized radical SAM protein.) has translation MQVTEATVKQGVKGYNNYGAWLRNKYQGQRVFKVIVDGGFTCPNRDGSKGYGGCTYCNVDSFTPSVSRKAPTLREQVIQGMERARKGNKADKFIIYFQPNTNTYAPAHYLKMLYDEALSIEPENIVGLSVGTRPDCIDAEKIALLESYTDRFDVDLEMGMESIYNDTLNQINRGCTHDDLIKALKLVENSKLDICVHTIFGFPWETREMMLRYADEINRFPQIKFVKFHHLHIVEGSVMGVKYKREPFKLFTLDEYADFLCDLLPLVRPDVVVQRLFGLSDRELLIAPNWQLKKSEIQYFIDQRIESRGIVQGSALV, from the coding sequence ATGCAAGTAACAGAAGCTACAGTAAAACAAGGGGTTAAAGGGTATAATAATTACGGTGCCTGGCTGCGTAACAAATACCAGGGGCAGCGGGTATTTAAAGTTATTGTTGATGGTGGTTTTACCTGCCCTAACCGCGATGGTTCTAAAGGCTACGGCGGTTGTACTTATTGTAACGTAGATTCTTTTACGCCGTCAGTTTCGCGTAAGGCACCTACCCTGCGCGAGCAGGTAATACAGGGCATGGAGCGTGCCCGTAAAGGCAACAAAGCTGATAAGTTTATCATCTACTTTCAACCTAATACCAATACTTACGCGCCTGCTCATTACCTCAAAATGTTATATGATGAGGCATTGAGCATTGAGCCCGAAAACATTGTAGGCCTATCGGTGGGTACCCGTCCAGATTGTATTGATGCCGAAAAGATAGCCCTGCTCGAAAGTTATACTGACCGCTTTGATGTTGACCTGGAAATGGGTATGGAATCGATTTATAACGACACCCTGAACCAGATTAACCGCGGCTGTACGCACGATGATTTAATAAAAGCCCTCAAATTAGTCGAAAACAGCAAACTGGACATTTGCGTACATACCATATTCGGCTTCCCTTGGGAAACACGCGAAATGATGCTGCGTTATGCTGATGAAATTAACCGCTTTCCGCAAATCAAATTTGTAAAGTTTCATCACCTGCATATTGTAGAAGGTTCAGTGATGGGGGTAAAATATAAGCGTGAGCCGTTTAAGCTTTTTACGCTGGATGAATACGCCGACTTTTTATGTGACCTGTTACCACTGGTACGGCCAGATGTTGTGGTACAGCGCTTGTTTGGCCTGTCAGACCGCGAACTGCTGATTGCCCCCAACTGGCAACTGAAAAAATCGGAAATACAGTATTTTATTGATCAGCGTATTGAAAGCCGTGGCATCGTTCAAGGCTCTGCTTTAGTATAG
- a CDS encoding SRPBCC family protein — translation MKTYERRWEQFMPISLDEAWDFFSSPLNLQKITPSEMRFVVTSPYSADTKMYAGMIITYKVTPLFGIKLNWMTEITHVEDKKYFVDEQRFGPYALWHHQHHFKEVPGGVLMTDILNYAIGYGPAGPLANKILVKNKIEQIFRYRNKAIVDLFGK, via the coding sequence GTGAAAACTTACGAACGCCGCTGGGAACAATTTATGCCTATCAGTTTAGATGAGGCCTGGGACTTTTTTTCGTCGCCGCTAAACTTGCAAAAAATTACGCCGTCCGAAATGCGGTTTGTAGTTACATCACCTTACAGTGCCGATACCAAAATGTATGCAGGCATGATTATCACTTACAAAGTGACTCCGCTATTTGGTATCAAACTTAACTGGATGACTGAAATTACCCACGTGGAGGACAAAAAGTATTTTGTAGACGAACAGCGTTTTGGCCCTTATGCCTTGTGGCATCATCAGCATCATTTTAAAGAAGTGCCCGGCGGTGTGCTGATGACTGACATTTTAAACTATGCCATCGGATACGGACCAGCAGGACCTTTAGCCAACAAAATACTTGTTAAAAATAAAATTGAACAGATTTTTAGATACCGCAATAAGGCTATCGTAGATTTATTCGGCAAGTAA